The Pyxidicoccus trucidator genome includes a window with the following:
- a CDS encoding nucleotidyltransferase, which translates to MEKRHPNHPGDMGTDASLAERARAPDEINARARAIGLLADAGVPFVVGGAYAYATYTGIYRDTKDLDLFPRKRDALRALEVLEKDGWRTERADEVWLYKAFKGEYFVDFIFSSGNGVAVVDDEWFTHAKTATIFGHECLVAPAEEMIWSKAFVNERERYDGSDVNHLFLKAGQAMDWERLMRRFDRYWEVLLSHVMMFRFSYPSERDLIPDWVMAELMSRTLHTIRDGHWEDKLCRGNLISRVNYHVDIHHWGFRDGRAWDENERQQGDERGARSEFENSVGGSR; encoded by the coding sequence ATGGAAAAGAGACACCCCAACCATCCCGGGGACATGGGCACGGATGCGTCGCTGGCCGAGCGAGCCCGGGCTCCGGACGAGATCAACGCCCGCGCCAGGGCGATTGGGCTGCTCGCGGACGCGGGGGTGCCTTTCGTGGTGGGTGGGGCGTACGCGTACGCCACCTATACCGGCATCTACCGGGACACGAAGGACCTGGACCTCTTCCCGCGCAAGCGCGACGCGCTCCGAGCGCTCGAGGTGCTGGAGAAGGACGGCTGGCGCACCGAGCGCGCGGACGAGGTGTGGCTCTACAAGGCCTTCAAGGGCGAGTACTTCGTCGACTTCATCTTCTCGTCCGGCAACGGCGTGGCGGTGGTGGACGACGAGTGGTTCACCCATGCGAAGACGGCCACCATCTTCGGGCACGAGTGTCTGGTGGCTCCCGCCGAGGAGATGATCTGGTCCAAGGCCTTCGTGAATGAGCGCGAGCGGTATGACGGCTCGGACGTGAATCACCTGTTCCTCAAGGCGGGGCAAGCCATGGACTGGGAGCGGCTGATGCGCCGCTTCGACCGGTACTGGGAGGTGCTGCTCAGCCACGTGATGATGTTCCGGTTCTCCTACCCGTCCGAGAGGGACCTGATTCCGGACTGGGTGATGGCGGAGCTGATGAGCCGCACGCTGCACACCATCCGTGACGGGCACTGGGAGGACAAGCTGTGCCGCGGGAATCTCATCTCGCGGGTGAACTATCACGTGGACATCCACCACTGGGGTTTCCGCGACGGGCGGGCCTGGGACGAGAACGAACGACAGCAGGGAGACGAGCGTGGCGCGCGATCCGAGTTCGAAAATTCGGTTGGCGGCAGTCGGTGA
- a CDS encoding metallophosphoesterase family protein yields the protein MAAVGDLHCREDQHGRFRQLVKQVNATADLLVLCGDLTDRGMIEEGKVLAEELSALRVPCAAVLGNHDYEHNQSKEICSELSKAGVHLLDGDHFIFEKVLGVAGVKGFGGGFGNATLQAFGEGQTKAFVQEAVTESLKLEAALSHLDTEKKVVIMHYSPVPETLDGENIEIRPFLGTSRLSMPIDHYGAEAVFHGHAHHGARNGKTKSGIPVYNVAMPLLAKHTPDQRYVLLEV from the coding sequence TTGGCGGCAGTCGGTGACCTTCACTGCCGCGAGGACCAGCACGGACGCTTCAGACAGCTCGTCAAACAGGTGAACGCCACGGCGGACCTGCTCGTGCTGTGCGGGGACCTCACCGATAGGGGAATGATTGAAGAGGGCAAGGTGCTGGCGGAGGAGCTGTCCGCCCTGCGCGTACCGTGTGCCGCGGTGCTGGGCAACCACGACTACGAGCACAACCAGTCCAAGGAGATCTGCAGCGAGCTGTCCAAGGCCGGCGTGCACCTGCTCGACGGGGACCACTTCATCTTCGAGAAGGTGCTGGGCGTGGCGGGGGTGAAGGGCTTCGGCGGGGGCTTTGGCAATGCCACGCTGCAGGCGTTCGGCGAGGGCCAGACGAAGGCCTTCGTGCAGGAGGCCGTCACCGAGTCCCTCAAGCTGGAGGCCGCGCTGAGCCACCTCGACACGGAGAAGAAGGTGGTCATCATGCACTACTCCCCGGTGCCGGAGACGCTGGACGGGGAGAACATCGAGATTCGCCCGTTCCTCGGGACGAGCCGGCTGTCGATGCCGATTGACCACTACGGCGCGGAGGCCGTCTTCCACGGGCACGCGCACCATGGCGCGCGCAACGGGAAGACCAAGAGCGGCATCCCCGTCTACAACGTGGCCATGCCACTGCTGGCGAAGCACACCCCGGACCAGCGGTACGTGCTGCTGGAGGTGTGA
- a CDS encoding ABC transporter ATP-binding protein, whose product MLHIRAVSKTYPNGVRALQGIDLTIERGLFGLLGPNGAGKSTLMRILATLQEPDAGALTFDGANVLADPRAHRQRLGYLPQDFGVYPGVSASELLDHLGVLKGLTDRRRRREQVDALLHQTNLYAHRKKAVSGFSGGMRQRFGIAQALLGDPRMLIVDEPTAGLDPEERNRFHNLLGEVGENVVVLLSTHIVEDVRQLCPRMAILSEGRVLREGAPETLVAELAGRVWRKTVEKQEVAGHRASLSVLSTQLSGGKTVLRVLSDGPPGAGFEPVPPDLEDVYFSALAGRSAA is encoded by the coding sequence ATGCTGCACATCCGCGCCGTGTCGAAGACCTATCCGAATGGGGTGCGTGCGCTCCAGGGCATCGACCTGACGATTGAGCGGGGCCTGTTCGGGCTGCTCGGTCCCAACGGCGCCGGGAAGTCCACGCTCATGCGCATCCTGGCCACGCTCCAGGAGCCGGACGCGGGGGCGCTCACCTTCGACGGGGCCAACGTGCTCGCGGACCCGCGGGCGCACCGTCAGCGCCTGGGCTATCTGCCGCAGGACTTCGGCGTGTACCCCGGCGTGTCCGCCAGCGAGTTGCTGGACCACCTGGGCGTGCTGAAGGGGCTGACGGACCGGCGGCGGCGCCGGGAGCAGGTGGACGCGCTGCTGCACCAGACGAACCTCTACGCGCACCGGAAGAAGGCGGTCAGCGGCTTCTCGGGAGGCATGCGGCAGCGCTTCGGCATTGCCCAGGCCCTGCTGGGCGACCCGCGGATGCTCATCGTCGACGAGCCCACGGCGGGGTTGGATCCGGAGGAGCGCAACCGGTTCCACAACCTCCTCGGCGAGGTGGGGGAGAACGTCGTCGTCCTCCTGTCGACGCACATCGTCGAGGACGTGCGCCAGCTCTGCCCGAGGATGGCCATCCTGTCCGAGGGCCGGGTGCTGCGGGAGGGCGCTCCCGAGACGCTCGTCGCGGAGCTGGCCGGACGCGTGTGGCGCAAGACGGTGGAGAAGCAGGAGGTCGCCGGGCACCGCGCCTCCCTCTCCGTGCTGTCCACGCAGCTGTCCGGGGGGAAGACGGTGCTGCGCGTGCTGTCGGACGGCCCACCGGGCGCGGGCTTCGAGCCGGTGCCGCCGGACCTGGAAGACGTCTACTTCTCCGCCCTCGCCGGGCGGAGCGCGGCCTGA
- a CDS encoding ABC transporter permease/M1 family aminopeptidase, whose amino-acid sequence MLGEVLRFEWRYQTRQVAFYVAVAAFLGLAFLFVGTGYGPDNVHINSPHSVMQSMGLLSLFSIFALSLFCANAALRDSEHKMEELVYATSIGKPMYLFARFAGALLAALTVFAVTALGLMLAPRVMAVDPERLGSTEVLRYVWALAVMVLPNLLFAASLLFAISVLTRSALASYIGAVFLYALYFVGSMLGDSPLMAGAAPQTSEAMTRASLLDPFGLSAFFAQTRYWTEHERNTRLLALEGPFLLNRLLWLGVSAGVLGLVYRCFAFRVAAGTKTGRGETSTAAPVSAAYRPVASASGAASLSWAALKSAVGLESRYVLKSGAFLSLLALWVVVVGMDVAAGATRTEYGTQLLPTTGLLLPGLQQALSLIGTLTVVYFGAELVWRERVVGMSALLDATPVSSAVFYLSKLLVLAVLTCVLAATAVGIAVLFQLSRGYHHLEPGLYLSLLYFTGLPLLLFAVAALLLQTLSPNRYVGMFLALLLALVVRQGELVGLEHGLVRFASVPAPRHSDLDGFGAAVGPFSALMVYWSALAGLLGLITCGLWRRGVSPPLRARLAALPRMWGRSGRVGAVACLGVFGVTGAVIFHGTNVLNIYETRSGLADWKADYEKAYQRYETLAQPSVVAVKSTVDLFPSERRYQVAGTYQLENRTSEAIETVWLSVRRDVSLAALMLVGARLHSHDARFGMYAFKLERPLPPGARVELTFAIDVARRGIQVSELDSSIVENGSFITNLEAFPSIGYRKGYELKDARERRKRGLPETPAIEAAAEGDLGLAEGSSARAWTTLETTLSTSEDQLAVAPGVLRKEWRDGGRRYFHYVMDRPMLNYFAFVSARYAVEKVRHRGIDVELYYHPAHAHNVARMMTAATRSLDIFGEQFGPYPHEQLRIVEVPSSWSFGALALSNTIYYPEHRGFLSDASHDGVDLITRRIAHEVAHQWWGHQVDPANGPGAATITEALAKYSEQLVVRATHGEPHLRDVLAFDLDRYLRGRAAEAAEEPPLTEVKDHPYLYYGKGAVVMNALRDLLGETAMNRALRRLVRERAWPNAQPTTRDLLAALHAEAPEAHHLLIDQWLKEVVLYDLKVESATYESLADGRYRVTARIAAAKTARRGGEHVPLELDEELDIGVFSQHPEALSGEDSPLYAAKHRFMGASTEVSVIVNARPVYVGVDPFLRRVELERTDNAVKPVAATQRGGPGD is encoded by the coding sequence ATGCTCGGCGAAGTGCTGCGCTTCGAGTGGCGCTACCAGACGCGCCAGGTCGCCTTCTACGTCGCGGTGGCGGCCTTCCTGGGGCTGGCCTTCCTCTTCGTGGGGACGGGCTACGGCCCGGACAATGTTCACATCAACTCGCCGCACTCCGTCATGCAGTCGATGGGGTTGCTGTCGCTGTTCTCCATCTTCGCGCTCAGCCTCTTCTGTGCGAACGCGGCGCTGCGGGACAGCGAGCACAAGATGGAGGAGCTGGTCTACGCCACGTCCATCGGCAAGCCCATGTACCTGTTCGCGCGGTTCGCGGGGGCGCTGCTGGCGGCGCTCACGGTGTTCGCCGTCACCGCGCTGGGGCTGATGCTGGCGCCCCGGGTGATGGCCGTGGACCCGGAGCGGCTCGGGAGCACGGAGGTGCTCCGCTACGTGTGGGCGCTCGCGGTGATGGTGCTGCCCAACCTGCTCTTCGCGGCGTCGCTGCTGTTCGCCATCTCGGTGCTGACGCGCAGCGCGCTGGCCAGCTACATCGGGGCCGTCTTCCTGTACGCGCTGTACTTCGTGGGGTCCATGCTGGGGGACTCGCCGCTGATGGCGGGGGCCGCGCCACAGACTTCCGAGGCGATGACGCGCGCCTCGCTGCTGGACCCGTTCGGCCTGTCCGCCTTCTTCGCGCAGACGCGGTACTGGACCGAGCATGAGCGGAACACGCGCCTGCTCGCACTGGAAGGGCCGTTCCTGCTGAACCGCCTCCTGTGGCTGGGCGTCTCGGCTGGCGTGCTGGGGCTCGTCTATCGGTGCTTCGCCTTCCGCGTGGCGGCCGGGACGAAGACGGGTAGGGGAGAGACCTCCACGGCGGCGCCAGTCTCAGCCGCGTACCGCCCGGTGGCGAGCGCGAGCGGTGCTGCCTCGCTATCGTGGGCCGCGCTGAAGTCCGCCGTGGGGCTGGAGTCGCGCTACGTCCTGAAGAGTGGCGCCTTCCTGTCGCTGCTGGCGCTGTGGGTCGTCGTGGTGGGCATGGACGTCGCCGCCGGAGCCACCCGCACGGAGTACGGCACGCAGTTGCTGCCCACGACGGGGCTGCTGCTCCCGGGCCTCCAGCAGGCGCTGTCCCTCATCGGCACGCTCACCGTCGTCTACTTTGGCGCCGAGCTGGTCTGGCGGGAGCGCGTCGTCGGCATGAGCGCGCTCCTCGACGCTACGCCGGTGTCCAGCGCGGTGTTCTACCTGTCGAAGCTCTTGGTGCTGGCCGTGCTGACGTGCGTGCTGGCCGCCACGGCGGTGGGCATCGCGGTGCTGTTCCAGCTCTCGCGCGGCTACCACCACCTGGAGCCGGGGCTGTACCTGTCGCTTCTGTACTTCACGGGGTTGCCGCTGCTGCTGTTCGCGGTGGCGGCGCTGTTGCTCCAGACGCTGAGTCCCAACCGGTACGTGGGGATGTTCCTGGCCCTGCTCCTCGCGCTGGTCGTCCGGCAGGGCGAGCTGGTGGGGCTGGAGCATGGCCTCGTGCGGTTCGCGAGCGTTCCGGCCCCGCGGCACTCGGACCTGGATGGCTTCGGGGCCGCCGTCGGGCCCTTCTCCGCGCTCATGGTGTACTGGAGCGCCCTGGCGGGCCTGCTGGGGCTCATCACGTGCGGCCTGTGGCGGCGCGGCGTCAGTCCTCCTCTGCGTGCGCGCCTCGCGGCACTGCCCCGGATGTGGGGACGGAGCGGCCGGGTGGGAGCGGTGGCCTGCCTGGGCGTCTTCGGAGTGACGGGAGCCGTCATCTTCCACGGCACCAACGTGCTGAACATCTACGAGACGCGCTCGGGGCTCGCCGACTGGAAGGCGGACTACGAGAAGGCGTACCAGCGCTACGAGACGCTGGCGCAGCCGAGCGTCGTGGCGGTGAAGTCCACCGTCGACCTCTTCCCCTCGGAGCGGCGTTACCAGGTGGCCGGCACGTACCAACTGGAGAACCGCACCTCGGAGGCCATCGAGACGGTCTGGCTCTCCGTGCGTCGCGACGTGAGCCTGGCCGCGCTGATGCTTGTGGGCGCGCGGCTGCACTCGCACGACGCGCGCTTCGGGATGTACGCGTTCAAGCTGGAGCGCCCCCTGCCGCCCGGCGCACGGGTCGAGCTGACCTTCGCCATCGATGTGGCGCGACGGGGCATCCAGGTCTCGGAGCTCGATTCCTCCATCGTCGAGAACGGCTCGTTCATCACCAACCTGGAGGCGTTCCCTTCCATCGGCTACCGGAAGGGGTACGAGCTCAAGGACGCGCGCGAGCGACGCAAGCGGGGCCTCCCCGAGACGCCGGCAATCGAGGCGGCGGCCGAGGGGGACCTGGGGCTCGCGGAGGGCAGCAGCGCGCGGGCGTGGACCACCCTGGAGACGACGCTGTCGACCTCGGAGGACCAGCTCGCGGTGGCGCCCGGTGTCCTGCGGAAGGAGTGGCGGGATGGCGGCCGACGCTACTTCCACTATGTGATGGACCGCCCCATGCTCAACTACTTCGCCTTCGTGTCCGCCCGCTACGCGGTGGAGAAGGTGCGGCACCGGGGCATCGACGTGGAGCTGTATTACCACCCCGCGCACGCGCACAACGTGGCCCGGATGATGACCGCGGCGACGCGATCGCTGGACATCTTCGGCGAGCAGTTCGGCCCCTATCCCCACGAGCAGCTGCGCATCGTGGAGGTGCCCTCCTCCTGGAGTTTCGGCGCGCTCGCGCTGTCGAACACCATCTACTACCCGGAGCACCGGGGCTTCCTGTCGGATGCGAGCCATGACGGCGTGGACCTCATCACCCGGCGCATCGCGCATGAGGTGGCCCACCAGTGGTGGGGACACCAGGTGGACCCTGCGAACGGTCCGGGGGCCGCGACGATTACCGAGGCGCTGGCGAAGTACTCCGAGCAGCTGGTGGTGAGGGCCACCCATGGGGAGCCGCACCTGCGCGACGTGCTGGCCTTCGACCTGGACCGCTACCTGCGGGGACGGGCCGCCGAGGCCGCCGAGGAGCCGCCGCTCACCGAGGTGAAGGACCACCCGTACCTCTACTACGGCAAGGGCGCGGTGGTGATGAACGCCCTGAGAGACCTCCTGGGCGAGACGGCGATGAACCGGGCACTGCGACGGCTCGTGCGGGAGCGGGCCTGGCCGAACGCGCAGCCGACGACGAGAGACCTGCTGGCCGCGCTGCACGCCGAGGCCCCCGAGGCCCACCACCTGCTCATCGACCAGTGGCTGAAGGAGGTCGTGCTGTACGACCTGAAGGTGGAGTCCGCGACGTACGAGTCCCTGGCGGACGGGCGCTACCGCGTCACCGCCCGGATTGCCGCGGCGAAGACAGCCCGACGTGGCGGCGAGCATGTCCCGCTGGAGCTGGATGAGGAGCTGGACATCGGCGTGTTCTCCCAGCACCCGGAGGCCCTGTCCGGGGAGGACTCCCCGCTGTACGCGGCGAAGCATCGCTTCATGGGCGCGTCGACCGAGGTGTCCGTCATCGTGAACGCGCGGCCCGTCTACGTCGGCGTGGACCCGTTCCTCCGCCGCGTCGAGCTGGAGCGGACGGACAACGCCGTGAAGCCCGTCGCTGCCACCCAGCGGGGCGGCCCTGGCGATTGA